A stretch of the Lactuca sativa cultivar Salinas chromosome 9, Lsat_Salinas_v11, whole genome shotgun sequence genome encodes the following:
- the LOC111876087 gene encoding uncharacterized protein LOC111876087, translated as MHVKRKNEPQEILSAIPGDDQRSRSHKRRRYICLSVTICVLIAVGLLILILAFTVFKSKKPVTTVDSVVLEDVNASVNLIPPMVSVNVSLDISISVKNPNKVGIKYRNSSATLRYKGKDIGDVPIPAGMIGAGDTKQMNLTVTVFVDRLATDLDIYGDVISGNLPLSTYTRISGKVRILNLFNIHVVSTSTCNLKIDILNRRIEDQNCHYKNKV; from the coding sequence atGCATGTCAAAAGAAAAAACGAACCTCAAGAGATCCTCAGCGCCATACCCGGCGACGATCAACGTTCCCGGAGCCACAAACGCCGGAGATATATCTGTTTATCAGTAACTATATGTGTGCTTATTGCCGTTGGTCTCCTCATTCTGATTCTAGCTTTCACCGTCTTCAAATCCAAAAAGCCTGTCACCACCGTCGACTCCGTCGTCCTCGAAGATGTAAACGCTTCTGTCAACCTCATTCCGCCGATGGTTTCTGTGAACGTCTCCCTTGACATATCTATCTCCGTCAAGAACCCTAACAAAGTCGGCATCAAGTACAGGAACAGCTCCGCCACTCTTAGGTACAAAGGCAAAGACATCGGCGACGTTCCTATCCCTGCCGGGATGATTGGTGCCGGCGATACCAAACAGATGAATCTGACGGTGACTGTTTTTGTGGATCGATTAGCGACGGATTTGGACATCTACGGTGATGTTATCAGTGGTAACTTGCCTTTGTCAACTTATACCAGAATCTCTGGTAAAGTTCGTATACTGAATTTGTTCAACATTCATGTCGTCTCTACTTCCACCTGCAATTTGAAAATCGATATCTTGAATAGAAGAATTGAAGATCAGAACTGTCATTACAAGAATAAGGTATAG